TCCAAACTTTTGGTAAAACCGACTAGATAGTTGAAAAAAAAGagcaaataattgaaaaaaaaaagaagaagaagaggaagatgaATAATGAAAAGTATTTTAttcggtcactattataagtaaaaaatcattttttaggttcagtgaaaaattgaggtattttttatttttcaatgaacctattttattttatttttttattataatagtgACCGAAGGAAAATAGGAATGAAAGACAAAATTTATAGAGAAGAGTAGCACAAATAAGAAAGCTAGGAAAATATTGGATTGGTCTAATTTTGAAGGATTTAAATctatgttgcatgggtactccattttagaccgAGTACCAGTATCGGGTACGTACTaggtaccggtacgcgtatggtactcccccGGTACGTACCGACGCCATacctatatttttttgttgttgttgcaatgggtacacgcgtggtacacctgtggtacgcgcgtggtacaccaatccaaaaaaacatggtttttttccctcctttttctttcattattagttttttttataggaagatttacgttttttatttgtttataatataaaagtagcaactattgctaaaaaacaataacaaagtagctGCCAgaattattcactcattcattgAAAAGGAATAGACTCAATTCAAAGAGAGATAAAGATAtagtttttattcatatcaatcttcgtcttctctcaagatgagctaattggtttttaatttcatattttgatgtttcgaacaatttaaattacatttaaagtgtggtgtgatattttttatgtttaattatttgttttaacaatctaactctattatttgatatatataattatatttttttaaaaaattatagcaaCATAACCATaccttaatttttctaaaaataacgTACCCCGTACCAGTACCTGGGTACCGGTACCATACCCGCACCCGGGCAACATAGATTTAAATGCATGGAATCTAAGTTCGATTCTCATCGccaacttattaaaaaaaaaaaaaaactagggaGGCCTAAACAATCAGCAAAGAAATGGTGTGGTGAATTAGTTTCGGAGAGTGCGAGAGACGGAAAACCGCTCTGTAATTGGCCCCGCGTAACAGAGATGTTGACCTCCCTGCGATTTCAACCTTCAAACCACTCAACCATTTCTCTGAGTTTCAACAATCCTTTCCCCACCACCACTAACAACTCTCACTCACAACGTACCCTCTCATTTACTACTAAACCCCTCGCCCTTCCCAAAcctctctcttctttcacaaCACACTCACCTCAACCCTCCTCACATTACATCTCCACCGTTGGATCTCCATCTCTCAACCTCCCTCATTGGAATCTCACCCAACGCCACCTCACTCTTCTCCAAGTCCTCGCCGTCGTGGTACCCTCCATACTCTCTTCAATTCCAAATCCATTATTCAATGTTTAAATTCCTCaattgattttaggtttttttttgcAGACATCGATATGCACGACGTGGCTGTTTTGCTCTGCAATTCCCACGCTTCTGGTTAGTTCCTTGTTTGGTAGTAAATAATTGTTTCTGAAATTGCttaattgaaaatctgatttaagAATATGTGGAAGTGTAATGTAGGCTTTCAAGAGAGCAGCGGAATCACTTGAGAAGCTTATGGATACGGCAAGAGAAGAACTTCCTGATACAATGGCTGCAATTCGATTATCCGGCATGGAAATTAGTGACTTAACCAACGAACTGAGTGATCTTGGGTAATTAAttgccatttttatttttattttttatgttttaaatgtAAATGATATTgaaattatataacaaattattgtttgtttgtttttttttgtgtgtgtgttgcAGACAAGAGATTACCCAAGGTGTTAAAAGCTCCACTCGCGTGGTTCGATCAGCGGAGGAGAGGCTTCGCCGTTTTACCACTATGATGCCTTCTTCTTCAGGTTACTTACTAATTTATGAGTGTGTTGTTAGGTTTCTATAATTTGAGTTTGTAGATGGGTGAAGATGGTTTTAAACTGTGGTTGTAGTTAGGAACTTTTATAATGTGGTACAATGCGGTTGATATGGCTGCAATTGCGATTGTGATGCTGTCGTGTAGATTGCCATAGCGAAGACTATTACGGACCACAATTTGAAACTCCGCTGTTAACGAATGTTCCTCATTTGGTTATATTTAACAGACTCATCATACTGTGATTGCATTTGCAGACTGTAATTTAAAACTATGCTGTTGCAGAATGTTCTTCATTTGGTTTTTGGGTTTTATATTTAACAGACTTCTAAAATCATATTACAGTAGCAATTACTGTTGtggactgcaatttaaaactacGTTGTTAAACAATGTTCTTCATTTGGTTATATTTTAGCTTCATTGCAGGGAAGGGAATACAGCCCAAAAACTGAGCCTGACTTGGGTGCGCTTGCGGTGGCAAGAACTGCTAGGGGAGCGACAGAGGGTATTATCAAGGGTCGTGGTATGTTGAGGATGTTTTTCTCCCTTGCCCAATTTTC
This portion of the Trifolium pratense cultivar HEN17-A07 linkage group LG3, ARS_RC_1.1, whole genome shotgun sequence genome encodes:
- the LOC123915785 gene encoding uncharacterized protein LOC123915785 isoform X2, with the translated sequence MLTSLRFQPSNHSTISLSFNNPFPTTTNNSHSQRTLSFTTKPLALPKPLSSFTTHSPQPSSHYISTVGSPSLNLPHWNLTQRHLTLLQVLAVVTSICTTWLFCSAIPTLLAFKRAAESLEKLMDTAREELPDTMAAIRLSGMEISDLTNELSDLGQEITQGVKSSTRVVRSAEERLRRFTTMMPSSSGKGIQPKN
- the LOC123915785 gene encoding uncharacterized protein LOC123915785 isoform X1; the encoded protein is MLTSLRFQPSNHSTISLSFNNPFPTTTNNSHSQRTLSFTTKPLALPKPLSSFTTHSPQPSSHYISTVGSPSLNLPHWNLTQRHLTLLQVLAVVTSICTTWLFCSAIPTLLAFKRAAESLEKLMDTAREELPDTMAAIRLSGMEISDLTNELSDLGQEITQGVKSSTRVVRSAEERLRRFTTMMPSSSASLQGREYSPKTEPDLGALAVARTARGATEGIIKGRGMLRMFFSLAQFSSFALKFITGRGKR